The DNA region cctgataggagtgtggttgcgagactctcgttaactgagtagcctgtttgataatatagtcctgtgctgaagaGGAAAGTCAAGCATGATGAAGGCTTCATTGAAATGCAATGAGCCAGTCCCCACACAGACCGAACTGTTAttgtcggggatatgttccggtGAGACTACACCTGACCGGGCTTAGTTTTGCTTCACGGAATCTCCCAGGGCCGGGGATATCCGAATTGCCAAGAATTTAGTAAAAGTTTTTAATAAAACCATTAAAATAGAGGATCTATAATCAGAAGTCATGGGCCTCTGAGAAAAGTGTACCACAAAATCAGACAAATTCAACATCCCGATCCCCGCATCAGCACAACGTCGCAGTAACACGTAGGCCTATGCAGTTCGGAATTTAAAAGGACATTGTTATTCACAAATCAGCAACGAACAGCGGACCCAGCACGAGCCCGCAGAGTACGATAGGCGTGTCTTCGGACCCCACGCAACGGACTTACTTACCTACAGTAACTGCTAAGTCGTCAAACTTCGAATATTTTCGCATTCGGGAGGAAGGTTTATACGATCGTGAATTCCATACATTAATAGATAAGGATTAATGGAGAGTTTCTATAGACTGGATTCACGTTGAGTACCACTGTCACCATGAAGACGGGAGTAGAGTCAGAAAACGGGAATTCCCTGACGCTATTGCTCAACCACCGATACCATCCCGTACACAGTTTGTCAACAACTGGTTACACACaggaaccagggaggtgacctccctgcaggaacacacacacacacttcaccACTACACGGACATTAGACACGTCCACGCAATTGCAACGCCGACGCCaaaggtttttgttgttgtattttaattttcaGGGGCGTGTCAAAGGTCAACCTAGCCTCAAATCAGACGTACCAATAAGTTGACAACAACTCGGTCGAGACGAAGAGCTCATAATTTTGGTGGGTGTATTATAATTGgatggttcttttttttttttttttttggggggggggggggacatatgaGTGTGTGTTCTTTGCTGAGAAATAGTCACAAGGTCACAAGGGCATTTCAATGTCCCGTAAAATTTATTTCCCGTTGTGTGTATGTTGCGATCAATACTCCTATTTCCCGTTTTCTCTTGGCCTTTCCGGCTTCTCTCATATTCGGCTTTAAGCAGTGATTTTGTACTGTATgattgtaatacatttgtatggtttttttttaatgcaatgataatcatatttaaCTGTATACACTTATTTTACGAGAAGAAGAACTAGTTTACCCAATATTATGTCGCATGTCGTATATTCGGGTAATGAGTTTCGTGTcactttgatcaatttttatgttCATTGATTTGATCCCTCTTATTTCTTCCTATTTACACCACAATGATGATATATTTTGTGTAAAGAGGTATAATGTGCGCGTGTAGGGTCTGTGGCTTACACTTATGAAAGCGTTAATTTTGCATGTTATTTCAATTATTGgataatttgtttgttatgaTGCACAATGTACAGGTGTCACCTGCCACGCAGAACTGTGTAATACTTGCTCAGGCAGCCGACATTTCGATTCCTATTTCTCTCTTGACCTCCCTTGGTTCTCgcatgcatgtataacccattCAATATCGTATAGGCGCTTTGTTGGTATACACCTtcttatttccttctttttttatcctCTCTGTTTCTTCTGCTTACCCGGTTttgtctctatctctccttccaACCCATGCCCCTCTTCCTCTGTCCTCATTCTTCTATTTATCTCTACTCAACTACACCAATTCATTGTCTGGAAcatgttttgctgtttttcacCCTATTGGGGGAATGGAATTATATATACTTTGCACATTTTAGAATCCCCCGTAATCAATTCAGTGTAATATATTTAAATAGGCATTCACTGTGGATACTTCCCGAGAAGAATCTCATTGATCAGTATAGGCTTTGATGATCAGGTGCACGATAGTGATCAAAGGGGTGCAACGAGAATAGGAAATCAGCAGGTCTATAAATAATGTACTACTAGTAATATATTGTTCGAGTGTAGTGGTGCGCATGCAAAAACATGAGAGAAAGAGCGAATGAAAGTGACAAAGAGCGAAAGGGAGTGTGATAATGTGTGAGGCAGGTGTCGAAAGAGAATGTGTGAATACCGAACCCTGATCATCTGTGTTTTTGTTATGATGTATATGTTTACGGCTTGCTCAGTTTGTCTAGGTCCACATTTATTGTCCTGTCGTATGACCTCGTTTCTTAAAGGgatattccagacgattttcataatttcacatcatgtcatgtagatttgtggaatttattgtggttcttgagctgagaaacaatactttgaaaaaccttaaacacattacactgaacaaggatgatgacataggaggttcacatatttcagaaatgtagcagtgtaattccattacaataccgcttgcttgcgagttcacctgtgtataatctatgcatgccttcttcttttgttctgcttccttgaaccccaactcatgcattcttatggtgactctgccatgtcatcatccttgttcattgcaatttgttctaaattttgaaaatattcttattcttcatcccaattatcacaaattctgaaactctgtcctcagtataactaatttatagttgttcaaatgtaaaaatctgaaaatcatccggaggtctcctttaatgtcagtattttacgtgtttcattttgtatgaatataccttttttttttgtaatatctgTTATCTCTTTTACGATGTAATTCTATGTGCAATTCAGTCGTATGACTGCGAGACATGAATACTTCAATAAAAtaccatttatctatctatctatctatctatctatatgaaGGCTGCATCCCTTTTCAGTCTCTGTATGCTTTAAAAAATCACTTGATCAGGTACCAGGTCCAGTGGTACCTCAACAATGGTAAGGGACCGCTTGTTGTATACTGACACTTTGTAATTGTCCTAATTCTAAGATCTCACGTCAGTCATAATATTCTTCCTTAAGACAAGTACACAAGTCAAATTCAGGGTTGACGAGCGCTTTGAAGattgaagaaaaatgattatgacaactATTACATGCAGCAGTTAATATCCCTCCGGGTCTGTATTTTGACGTCATCATTCTTATACAAACACCTCCAAAACTCTCTCTTTCTGGCGTGACCTTAattgcccacccccccccccaaaaaaaaaaataataataataataaaccctGTCCCatttttattcagttttctcCTGCTGAGGTTTAGTTGTGTTTTTCCGCTCAAATAGCAATTATTTAATCTTATATCGAAATATCATTTATACCATGCACTGGAAAAGCCCTGTACATGTACGTCTATATCAATGtgatattatttttctcttaAATTTAGGGCCTATTTTATATATGCATGCCGGTATTTTCTTTACTGTGCTTTTACGCCAGACAGTGATGACACGCAGTATACTATACACTATACCTTGGCATCTAACTTTTTCAAGCAGAAGAACTTCCATTAAAATGGTTGCATGATTGTCATCTTCGCAAAACTATATATTGGTCGAtttataagtacatgtataagacTTTGTAGTATTTCATGTAAATGCCAGTTAAAATTCACTGGGATATCTGAAAGCAtgttaaaaaagaacaaatgttgaTCATGTTGTGGTCACAGTAGGAACCACATGTTGTGCTCACTTCATTGCATCTGGCTGATACGTGATTCTTGAATATTATTGgtccatgttttctttttctttaatctcTTTTGCTGAGACCCCAAATATAAATAGTTCATCTAATGATCCGACGGCATTATTTCTATAGGCATACTTCTACTGTCAATATTGCTGTAATAACAACCTGAACCATCAATCTGTGTACAGCATTGGGTTTGCTTCTACTATCTGTATATCTGTATATTTGAGAATGGTTGCTATATCCCGAGTATTTCTTTGtcttatctttttgttttttaatatagtCTTAAGTTGTGTCCATGCTCCTAATCTTGATCTTTACACTTTGACTTCAATACTGATGGGACCTATGCTTAACAAGGCTTGCTTTTCATCATCGTATTTCTTCAGCATTTATACTTAGATTCCTACATTAACCACCATGTTCTATAATattatatttgcaatattcGTATTGTGTATCCTAGCTAgatattattcatcattttattttgctatatttgatgtatttttcattgagaaatgtGAAAAGGAGTTGAAATGCTAGTAATcaaggtgtaggcctacttaaaaaaaaaaaaaaaagctgctatTTCACTTGTCTATAAAGCACAGCCTCGGTCGTGCAAGTGGTTTTCTGTACGACACATCGAATTGTGCATCAATGCGTATCAAAAGAAATCATTCAAAGTCTTCTGAATTTATCTGCGACTTTGGAacatcttaaagggaagataaaccccaagagcaatgtggattaagtgaaagcagcaacattatagaacacatcagtgaaagtttgaggaaaatcgggcaatcgatgcaaaagttatgaatttttaaagttttggtgttggaaccgctggacgaggagactactagaggatatgacgtatgagtggacaacaataccaagaaaatataaagaaaattctacaaaaatccatttttcatgaaaattacaaattccatcaacttgatattgacgtatgttaggggtagcaattattccccctgctttctgaaagaggttggtccattgctctttcataattctagaaaagtgaatttttgttgaatttcctttatattttctttgtattgttgtccactcatacgtcatatcctctagtagtctcctcatccagcggtttcaacaccaaaactttaaaaattcataacttttgcatcgattgtccgattttcctcaaactttcactgatgtgttctactaatgttgctgctttcactcaatccacattgttttttggctttaccttccctttaaggtttATTGAACCAGAAATTTCAATATCAGTCTGTGAATGATGTCAGGTATTTCAAAGCGTGGTATATAAGTGGTACTGACAGAGAAATCAAATCTGATAATCATGATGTGTCTTTAGAGTATGTTCTGAGAAGATATCTGCCTATAGCTTTAATGTAACCGTTTacaacatttttctttgttcctTACGTAATGACGATTAGTCaagtcagttaaaaaaaaataataataataaccggAAACACTTAGTAACGAGAATATGGCTGTGAAGGAGGCGGGGCGCAATTTGTGGTTGTACGGTAGATTAGGAATACAGTCTTAGTTTGTTTGCATTTCAATAAATGCACAACAATTCTAAAAGCTCAAGCTAAGaatttttttattgcatatacagtaaattttcttttacatacCTTTCGGACAATTCAAGTATTTTGTGGAGCCTTTTCATGCATATgatattttttatattcaattttCGTATTGAGTCTATTCAAGTAGACTATTTCTTCAGCTTGGCATCACAGAGACAACCATGCTGTGACATTCTACAAacgaaaaacaagaacaaaacagtGGGCAGTACACGCGCAGCACCAGATGCGGGGTTCGCGTGTTTTGCAAGCATCAAACAGAAAGAGCGTGGTAACAGCCGGTAAGAGATGGGCGGGTGGCCGCGGCGGTAACGGGTTCGAGTGCGTGCTGTATACGTATGTTCAGAGTCGAGTCGAGTCCATGTGCATGAGCTTACTGGCCATGAAAACATTGCGCTGGCCAAATGGTTTGGGGAAATGATCCTGGAATTGATGTTGGACATCTGGCAGCAGATTTACTGTGACGAATTTGAGCTATTCCTACCGAAACTTGTGAGTAGAACTCTAGAGATTTGGTGTAAATCTCTTTGGTAGAACTCCAATGTGGGACACTGCGAAGAGTTGCTAGTTGTGAGTTGGGTATGTATGATGCGTCATACTCGTTAGTCGTATTATAATGTGTCAATGTCTTTGAACTTCTTACTGTGCAGTGTACGCCTAGACAAACTAGTGAATTTATATAGATAAATGCAGTACGAAACTGGGCTATTTGTTTGGCTTGGTTATGAGTTCACCTGACTTTCGCACCTCCGATATCAGGATTGCGagtaaaatgagaaaaaaagaaaaaaactcgTAAAATTAGAGTATTCAAGATTGCAGTGCTAATGCAGAGTGCAAGTGTTTATTCATATGACTCTTATGTGGCAGGTCAGTTGAACTGTCTTGGCAGTTTATAGCGCTAGCGAGCTTGAATAGCAATAGCATGAAATAATTGCAGAATAGGCACCTACTAGTAGTGTAGATATCTGAAGGGTATTTCCCTTCAGGTCTTTATATTATGAAGATCCATCAAAGTCTACATACTCTATGTAGAATCTACTTCATATGATAATCTTAGTAACTGCTGGTGCTAGTAGGTACCTAAAGCATAATCATAATGCAGAATGTGATTGTGGGAGTTATAACGTTCTCGCAAGTGTCATGGGAAGTGAGAGAACTCTCGCACCTAATTGGGTTTTTCCATCAACGAATGAAACAACCCCTGCCGTAATTAGGTACCCTGTTGCAAACAGGGATGATTCCTCTACAGTTAtcgtgaaaaatatgaaagaaatagtCTAGTATGAATATTGTGTTAAAACTCCCATTGTTTCTCAGCTATAATAAATGTCATCACGTCATCGTTTACAGTTAAAATGGCTtatccttaaagggaagataaaccccaagaacaatgtggattgagtgaaagcagcaacattagtagaacacatcagtgaacgtttgaagaaaatcggacaatcgatgcaaaagttatgaatttttaaagttttggtgttggaaccgctggatgaggagactactagaggttatgacgtatgagtggactacaatatcaagaaaatataaagaaaatactacaaaaatccatttttcatgaaaattacaaattccatcaacttgatattgacatatgttacgggtagcaattattccccctgctttctgaaagcggctggtccactgctctttcataattctagaaaagtgaatttttgttgaatatcctttatattttctttgtattgttgtccactcatacgtcatatcctctagtagtctcctcatccagcagttccaacaccaaaactttaaaaattcataacttttgcatcgattgtccgatttttctcaaactttcactgatgtgttctactaatgttgctgctttcactcaatccacattgctctttgggtttaccttccctttaaagatacCAAATGTGTGACAAGCGCTTGTACTGAAGATGCCAGTATAAAGTGTAAACATCatttgttatgcctccgccacgaagtggtgccggaggcattatgttttcgggttgtccatccgtccgtccgtccgtccgtccgtccgtccgtccgtccgtccgtccttccgtccgtccgtaatgaattttgtggacaaggtaactatcgaaacccgttgagatatcctaatgaaacttggcatgtatgtgtattagggggtgaagttgtgcctatcaacttttgggtgcacatgctcaaggtcaaaggtcaaaaggtcaaggtcaaatacataaaatttcactatttccaccatatctattgaatgcctgaagatattttcttgaaacttagtgtatacatgtattacccaattaagattctgtggtgaaagtttgcgtcatgaggtcaaaggtcaaaggtcaaaaggtcagggtcaaatacataaaatttcactatttccaccatatctattgaatgcctgaagatattttcttgaaacttagtgtatacatgtattacccaattaagattctctggtgaaagtttgggtcatgaggtcaaaggtcaaaaggtcaagtaaaaatattaaaactttttttttttctccataccttggaaaattgttcaaggtatcttcatggaacatagtatactgactggaagtgattatctagagaaagtagggttcatggggtcaaaggtcaggggtcaaaggtcaagtgcaacacttcaaaattttactatttccctcctatcatgcaatgccagcagggttattttttttttacacttggtgtatgcatacatgtgtaacctaatagaaattctctggaaagtttttttttcttctttttttgcctcaaaggtcaaaaggtcaaagatcaagtgaaagtgctgaactaactttttcctccatatctcggaagtggctcaagttatcttgaaacttagtacatattatgcatgttctacctgaaagtgattatcttatgaattttagggtcaagggccagatgaaaatggtaacaatttactattcaattcagaaattgcactttttctccacacctgtaccttgaaaattactcaatgcctaaatgtatgaatgggtcaaagtcgagttaaagtccttaaatcactagatacatgctctcctattcatccaattaaacctaggtcaaggaaggtgaacattcaacacatttgtgacaaacttgtcatttcaatattttgccaattttgtgaaaatgtaatcacacattgtccacatgtactatctagacctattgggaaaatcatgcattatggcggaggcataccattcgccaaagcgacatttctagttcattcTGTTTTATGGAACTCTGcagcaaattaaaaaaagaagaagaaaagaatgcaGAACAACTTGTTAAAGACTCCccaatttaaataaaaaaaaaaataaaaaaagttttccATGAGCGTAATGTGTGTTATTCTTGGTGTTCTTTTAGTAGAAGTCTATTAAATGAGTGTTGGTTTGTTATACCATATGGGAGGTTGGAGTTAGGCCCAACAGATGGGATGGAGGATTAAAATTTTTCTGGTTTGAAGAACTCTGTGAATAATGATGAATAATACTAACATACCACCCTGAAGCCCAAACAGGAGTAATTTGACAATTCTATGCTGGTTTAATAGTGTAATGGCTATTatcggtgattttttttttcttcttttgtttacaATGGTGTGTGTCGTAGctatttttttattgcaattttactATAAATTTCATGCCCTATATCATATTTTGCATCTGAAATAAACTTGTGTGAAAGTATGTCAAAAATGTGCAGagtaaaatgtaaaagtttgatttctttgaGGTACGGTCTCTAATTTGAGTTTCATGTTCACTGTCACACAGGCCTTGTGTAGAACATGCAGTACAGCTATGTGACTGACATACTAGAAACTAAGCAAAAGCAATgtttatggaggaaaaaaatacTTGTAACTAATTCcaacatagaaaagagaaacTTTTTGACCGTTAGAAACAAGGAGATTTCTAAACTTTGCATAATTGATATTTTGTTACAGTCCACACAGAACCCTACTTGCATATACTACCGTTGCAATGTATGTGTAATGAAAAGTCATGTTTATATGAGGAATTGTTATAGATTTCATGGACTATTTATCCATCACTCAGAACTCCCCAAGTTATAGGAAATGTTTTTGTAGATAGCATTCATTAGAAGCAAGTATTTCAGAACTATGGTACACGTCCACTCACCAATAAtgtaaaaatgctaaaaaattgTAGTGTAGTGTGAGCCAATTACTGGACTGACATAATTGATGTACAAAATGATGCCCACTCTTGCCAAACCTTTACTAAGTTTTTGCATTTGTGTCTGTGTTGTGAGCATAATCATAGTATGAACATCTTCCTATGTTTCTTTCAGTAATTACTATCCAACAAGCAAGGAGGAAAGATGGATCGGAATGCAGTGATGCAGCTGCTTGTCATCCAGACAGGAGGTATGGCTGCTCACCTTAATACTACTAAGCTGTTTACACTTCATAAAGTTACGCAAACACACATAGTGCATTTTTCATAAAGGTTTGCTTTAGATCTGTCCCCTGTTCTTTATATCTTTGCAGTAAATGATATGAATAATATTCTAGTTATATAATGATGAcaagagttttgttttgtttttgtatgtacatacaaGCTGCTCTTCTACCACCTTGAAATACTGAAGCTCTTTTCAAAGTCTCTGGAATCAGGAAGTAAGTTCACTCCGTTCACTTCATGTGGAGCATTTCAGTAAgtcttatttatttatgtatcagGTATTCTAGTTTACTGACACACCTAGTACTTTCATATtgtgaaaatcaaacaaaatttgtttttaacaaCTTGGAAGTCCAAATAGATTCCAAGTATCCAAATGCATTTATTGAAATGTATCATTGCTTCTTAATACAAAGGTAAACTGGCCCATTTAGTTCCAAATAGGAATTTCCAAcaaatttccaatgaaaattCAATCCTCAGTAGTGGATATTGAAGCAAATCACAATTCTACTTAAACAAATTTGACATCCACTGACATTATTCTGTAGTCATCAAAGGAAAAGAAGCAAGCTAGTGGAAAGTAACAGACCCCTTTTTTTATGTCAGAGCTAAGATATTTGTAACATTTATTCCccaatcatttcaaaatttcctttctgtttattgttttcttttactcaatgtttgtttactttttgttGCACCAGGAACAATTGACAAAAGTTATCCACAGCAAAAAGGGGCGTATGCCTTTGAGATTGGTGAGAGTGCAGCCAAGAGCATTCTTGAACGACACAGAATTCCTCTGAAGGTGCGCTATGAGACGGTGTGCCAGAAAGACAGCCAGTATATCTCAGACGAAGACAGGTTTGTTGAGAATTTTCAGCTGAGTAAATCCAGAGTTGATAGAAAGTAGAGTGGAACAGTTTTACAAGAAGCTTTAAAGCATTGTGTGATAGTGTGACATTTAATATCTTgcattaagggggggggggggggagataactGTAGAAATGCAGAGAgaaggtttttgtttgttttttaagtcaGAAGACGAGAATGATATTGATTGAATGTTTTGACTGGAcccctttttctcttttattttagAATGAAAGATCGGTGCAAAGATATTAGTTGATATTGTTAATTGAAGGAATTTACACTTGCACTGTAAATGACTTACTGTATGCTTCAAAGTCAATGCTTCCTGTCACACTAATAATTGATCTAGGGTGTGTAATCCATGACTAAATGTCTGCTGCAATTGTAGTGTTTTAAAACGTTCACTATTATTTCTTTGCAATTTGTACCCCAGACTCATTGTTAATGTAAACTTTGTTGTATTCGGTAGATGCATTGCCCTCTTCAACACAATCTGCAGTGAAAAGTCACCTGAACTGACTCATAGGTTGTATCCTATATGCCTTACTTCTTCAGTAGAATGTGCTGAACAGTCAACCCAGTGTATTTTTTAACTCAATTTTCTAGCAGATTCCAACAATGTtcacagatttttgttttgtaagtgTGCAAACATGGTTCCAAACATTTAAAGAGAAGAAATACTTTGTCACTACTTCAAACTACATGTCCTCACTGTCCGCATAATTATGTCATATGTGTATCTTGTCTGTGCATGtactttcaaaatgattttgttgttgttgttgtaataatGAACTCATTTGCACTTTGTACCACAGGTTGAATCTACTGACAATTTGCAATGACTGCAGTGAGAAGCACATAATCATCACCCATGGAACAGACACACTTCTGAAGACGGCTGCATTTCTCGGTCACCAGAATCTCCCAAAGAGAATCATTCTCACTGGTGCCTTTCTTCCTGAAAAGTTTCGGGACTCTGACGCCACCTTCAATGTGGGAACGGCCCTGGGCGCCATCCAGTGCATGACGGAAAACGGGATCTTTGTGGTACTGAATGGCCTggtgttgccatggaaacaagcAATGAGGGAGCCAGACACAGGACAGTTTGTGCGAAAATAGTGAAAGGTTGTCATTGTTTGTGTGATGATGCTGTTAGTCCATTGCAAAGACTGAAgccaattttttcttctttttgattATCATGATCCAGATTATCATTTATCAGGAGCCAAAAAGCTGATTCTCATGTGGATAACTTGGGTGAAAGAATACCACCATTATGTGTAGGGTGCTCAATATTTGTCAGTGACTGGCTGACCAGAAATCATCTGGAAAGCAGATGGATATTCTCAGCACTCGGTTTGCTGTGTATAATGTGTTGTGCTCGTGTACCAGTAGTCATATGTGTGGGACTATGATGCAGTACATTTTTACATATTACATCCTTCGATCATCATGCAAGTATGATTGAAATCGCTAAGAATCTTAGCGCCGTTGTTTCTCGTTCTCTTGCCCTGTTTctgtataatcttttcattaGCATTTGTTCAGTCTTCCTTGTCTCTCGTTCACATCAGAATCTGTTTCTCATCTCATGATGATTTACTTGCAGTTTTATACCCAGTTAACAACACTTGCAAGTTAATGGTAGTCACATTGAGCAGGTAACAATTGTCTTCCACATGCTCTGGCATGTTCCAGTCACTTATACAGAgtacattatgtcttattacttcttgggtgtatgtgtgtgtgtgtatgtgtgtgtgtgtgtgtgtgtgtgtgtgtgtgtgcgtgtgtgtgtgcgtgtgtgtgtgtgtgcgtgtgtgtgtgtgtgaagtgaTGGTGGTGGCTGGATTTTCCTCTTTTCCAGCAATTGTCCATCCAGTGATCAGAGATTTGTTACATGGAAGTGAATTTCCTTGTTCTTTCTTGTAGTTCACACCCTTTGAAAATTGTTATTTCTTTAATTTGGATGTACCATGAATGTTCAAGATTTTTAAAAAGTGGAGAAAGCCAGTGAGAGAATTTAGATTTCATATGCTGAACACAGGAAAATgattgagattgaaaaaaaaaaattgtttttgttttcaagtaATGACTGGTCTCTCAAAATTATACACTCTTTTATGTGAGGAATGTATGATTTGGCAAGAGATTCCTCTGACATTGTAATGTATGAAActcatgtttaaaaaaaagaaaaaaatatatacttgaATGTGTATGAGCATGCAGCTTCTTCATGACAAGTGCATGTATACATTGGAGGAGTCCAATTCCGTAGT from Diadema setosum chromosome 1, eeDiaSeto1, whole genome shotgun sequence includes:
- the LOC140233710 gene encoding L-asparaginase 1-like, producing MDRNAVMQLLVIQTGGTIDKSYPQQKGAYAFEIGESAAKSILERHRIPLKVRYETVCQKDSQYISDEDRLNLLTICNDCSEKHIIITHGTDTLLKTAAFLGHQNLPKRIILTGAFLPEKFRDSDATFNVGTALGAIQCMTENGIFVVLNGLVLPWKQAMREPDTGQFVRK